The following are encoded in a window of Candidatus Microthrix parvicella Bio17-1 genomic DNA:
- a CDS encoding serine hydrolase domain-containing protein has product MGSPAGFEQRVIGALVDSPTNWVVAVAGPQGPPLSVGDPHASFPLASVTKPLSAAALWLAVEEGTVNWDDHVGPPGSTLAHLLAHASGLPLEGHTPVAAVGTRRIYSNTGFELAAEHLAAASGLTLATYLHEGICESLAMTSTRLTASPAWGATSTAADLIRFGQELLGPSVLTRATIDHVTRVAFGHLDGVLPGYGRQTPNPWGLGIEVRGDKAPHWTGSNNSHHTFGHFGRSGTFIWVDPIARRTAVFLGDRDFGPWAIEAWPTISDAALDLELPG; this is encoded by the coding sequence ATGGGATCCCCAGCTGGCTTTGAGCAACGCGTCATCGGCGCCCTGGTCGATTCACCGACAAACTGGGTGGTGGCGGTGGCGGGGCCACAGGGTCCACCGCTGTCGGTGGGGGACCCACACGCATCCTTTCCGCTGGCATCGGTCACCAAACCCCTCTCGGCCGCCGCACTCTGGCTCGCCGTCGAGGAGGGCACGGTCAACTGGGACGACCACGTGGGCCCTCCGGGTTCCACGTTGGCGCACCTGCTGGCCCACGCGTCCGGACTGCCGCTCGAGGGTCACACCCCGGTGGCCGCGGTCGGCACCCGGAGGATCTACTCCAACACCGGGTTCGAGTTGGCTGCCGAACACCTGGCTGCGGCAAGCGGACTCACGCTTGCCACCTACCTGCATGAAGGCATCTGCGAGTCCCTCGCGATGACCTCCACCCGCCTGACGGCCAGCCCCGCGTGGGGCGCAACCTCCACCGCAGCCGACCTGATTCGCTTCGGCCAGGAGTTGCTCGGACCCAGCGTGCTCACCCGGGCGACGATCGACCACGTCACCAGGGTGGCCTTCGGACACCTGGATGGCGTGCTGCCCGGCTACGGGCGCCAGACACCCAACCCGTGGGGGCTGGGCATCGAGGTGCGGGGCGACAAGGCGCCACACTGGACCGGATCAAACAACTCGCACCATACGTTCGGCCACTTTGGACGGTCCGGCACGTTCATCTGGGTCGACCCCATCGCCAGGCGCACAGCAGTGTTCTTGGGTGACCGCGATTTCGGGCCGTGGGCAATCGAAGCCTGGCCGACAATCAGCGACGCCGCACTCGACCTCGAACTGCCCGGCTGA
- the lgt gene encoding prolipoprotein diacylglyceryl transferase — translation MMSAAPAFIPAPPFDSLGPFRLYGLMIALGVLASVALARRRWAARGNDPEQISAIALWAVPAGLIGSRIYHVITDYDRLYCGQPRCERSLIPGAFEIWNGGLGIPGGIIAGVAVGIFVGYRMGVDWRDCVDAAIPGLPLAQAIGRLGNYFNQELFGRPTTVPWALKVEPKGGMPLDGYVPGFETYHPTFAYELIWNLGVVGVLLWIDSKRRLGKGKLLGAYVALYFLGRLWIEAMRSDTATEVFGIRVNIWTSIVGITIGVVIVLWKGPLRSHAATAEALAVEPFLSVEAGSVEDGDDPHAADAAAEETEAAAPDAGSIDPDEVEPADPVAGPEEHAEAGDQAGALDDSESPKT, via the coding sequence ATGATGTCAGCCGCACCGGCGTTCATACCCGCCCCTCCCTTCGATTCGCTCGGGCCGTTTCGCTTGTACGGGCTGATGATCGCACTGGGGGTCCTGGCGTCGGTTGCGTTGGCGCGGCGGCGTTGGGCGGCGCGCGGTAACGATCCGGAGCAGATCTCTGCGATCGCCCTGTGGGCGGTGCCGGCGGGCCTGATCGGCTCGCGGATCTATCACGTGATCACCGACTACGACCGTCTCTACTGCGGTCAGCCCAGGTGCGAGCGAAGCCTCATTCCGGGAGCGTTCGAGATTTGGAACGGCGGTCTGGGCATCCCGGGCGGAATCATCGCAGGTGTGGCGGTGGGCATCTTTGTCGGATACCGGATGGGTGTCGATTGGCGTGACTGCGTCGACGCTGCGATACCCGGGCTGCCCTTGGCGCAGGCCATCGGACGCCTCGGCAACTATTTCAACCAGGAGCTTTTTGGCCGCCCCACGACGGTTCCTTGGGCTCTGAAGGTGGAACCCAAGGGTGGTATGCCCCTCGACGGTTACGTCCCTGGTTTCGAGACCTATCACCCGACGTTTGCCTATGAACTCATCTGGAACCTCGGCGTGGTGGGGGTGCTGCTGTGGATCGACTCCAAGCGCAGGCTGGGTAAAGGCAAGCTTCTGGGGGCCTACGTTGCGCTCTACTTTCTGGGGCGGCTGTGGATCGAGGCGATGCGCTCCGACACCGCCACCGAGGTCTTCGGTATCCGAGTCAATATCTGGACCTCGATCGTCGGCATCACGATCGGCGTCGTGATTGTGTTGTGGAAGGGCCCGCTTCGGTCGCATGCCGCCACTGCCGAAGCATTGGCGGTGGAGCCGTTTCTTTCGGTGGAGGCCGGGTCCGTTGAGGATGGAGATGATCCCCACGCCGCCGACGCCGCAGCTGAGGAGACCGAAGCGGCTGCCCCTGACGCCGGAAGCATCGACCCGGATGAGGTTGAGCCGGCGGATCCTGTTGCCGGGCCCGAGGAACATGCAGAGGCGGGCGATCAGGCCGGTGCCCTCGACGACTCCGAGTCGCCGAAAACTTAA
- a CDS encoding CarD family transcriptional regulator translates to MAFDVGDRVVYPHHGAAIIVRKETREFNGEDAEYLVLEVKREETRVTISVPSAKVDDVGMRPPISRDEVEDLFDLLAKRDIREPANWSRRFKNHQEKLKSGDVYQVAEVVRNLSLRDQAKGLSAGEKSMFLKARSVLVSELSFALDLTEEDALDKVIDTLTAEPSDV, encoded by the coding sequence GTGGCGTTTGACGTTGGTGACCGAGTTGTCTACCCCCATCACGGAGCGGCGATCATCGTCCGTAAGGAGACGAGGGAGTTCAATGGGGAGGACGCCGAGTACCTCGTCCTCGAGGTCAAGCGTGAAGAGACCCGGGTGACAATCTCGGTACCCTCCGCCAAGGTGGACGACGTGGGCATGCGGCCGCCCATCAGCCGCGACGAGGTCGAGGACCTCTTCGATCTCCTCGCAAAGCGTGACATCCGCGAACCGGCCAACTGGAGTCGTAGGTTCAAGAACCACCAGGAGAAGTTGAAGTCCGGCGACGTCTATCAGGTTGCCGAGGTGGTGCGGAACCTCTCGCTTCGCGATCAGGCCAAAGGTCTGTCCGCAGGTGAGAAGTCGATGTTCCTCAAGGCTCGCAGCGTCCTCGTGTCGGAGTTGAGTTTCGCACTCGACCTCACCGAGGAGGACGCTCTCGACAAGGTGATCGACACGCTGACCGCCGAACCGAGCGACGTCTAA
- a CDS encoding vitamin B12-dependent ribonucleotide reductase, which yields MSTVTARPAETTGAAVQRRFTSGHDDGYADVTWGRRDARITDYRTGEAAFEQDDVEFPESWSQNASNIVAQKYFRGPMDSPERESSLRQVIDRVVSTVTGWGVEGGYFADEPEALAFSGELTWLLVHQRVAFNSPVWFNIGVKGAPKQASACFILSVEDTMDSILNWYREEGVIFKGGSGAGVNLSGIRSSYERLSSGGSPSGPVSFMRGADASAGTIKSGGTTRRAAKMVVLDVEHPDVEDFIWCKAIEERKARVLADAGFDMDLDGADSHSVQYQNANNSVRLSDEFMEAVESDAEWALRSVATGEVLRTVRARELLHQIAEAAWECADPGVQFSSTINRWHTASVTGPINASNPCSEYLHLDDSACNLASLNLLSFLDEHGEFDIDGFAHAVNITLIAQEILVGNADYPTEAIGETTRRFRQLGLGYANLGALLMALGLPYDSEAGRAWAGSITALMTGAAYRTSAHLAERLGPYAGFAENREPQLGVLRAHRKALAGLSTLQSSTALNAAAAAAWDEAIEMGDRVGVRNAQVSVLAPTGTISFMMDCDTTGIEPDLGLVKTKKLVGGGTMAIVNQTVPRALRRLGYDAAEIDAIVAYIAEERTAVGAPSLRAEHVDVFACAMGRPTIGALGHLRMMAAVQPFLSGGISKTVNLKEETTVGELEALLIESWKLGIKAVAVYRDNCKVGQPLSAGKDPTPAVGDATAPVAPDTAVIRGAKDRLPRSRRSRTFEFRVADCKGYATVGEYDDGRPGELFVRVSKQGSTLAGIMDAFAISVSHGLQYGVPLASYVRGLTGMRFEPAGMTDDPDIRIANSLMDYLFRRLALDYLSETDRAELGIFSVSERLQPTLPGVEEGAVETVTGQDLAPIDVGASTSGGPPRGASQDSHAPLCMQCGVQMVRSGSCHACPECGSTSGCS from the coding sequence ATGAGCACCGTTACAGCCAGACCAGCGGAAACAACCGGCGCCGCCGTGCAGCGTCGGTTCACGTCGGGACACGATGACGGCTATGCCGACGTGACCTGGGGTCGGAGGGACGCCAGAATCACCGACTACCGCACCGGTGAGGCCGCGTTCGAGCAGGACGATGTTGAGTTTCCAGAGTCCTGGTCGCAAAACGCCTCCAATATCGTGGCGCAGAAGTACTTCCGAGGTCCGATGGATTCACCGGAGCGCGAAAGCTCGCTTCGGCAGGTGATCGATCGGGTGGTGTCGACGGTGACGGGTTGGGGCGTCGAAGGCGGCTACTTCGCCGACGAACCCGAGGCGCTCGCGTTCTCGGGGGAACTCACGTGGCTGCTGGTGCACCAACGGGTGGCCTTCAACTCGCCGGTTTGGTTCAACATCGGAGTCAAGGGTGCACCGAAGCAGGCCTCTGCCTGCTTCATCCTCTCGGTCGAGGACACGATGGACTCGATCCTCAACTGGTACCGGGAGGAGGGGGTGATTTTCAAGGGTGGCTCCGGCGCCGGCGTCAACCTGTCGGGCATTCGGTCCTCCTACGAGCGGCTCTCCAGCGGCGGTTCGCCATCGGGGCCGGTGTCGTTCATGCGGGGAGCCGACGCGTCGGCCGGCACGATCAAATCGGGTGGTACCACCCGACGTGCCGCCAAGATGGTGGTGCTGGATGTTGAACACCCCGACGTTGAGGACTTCATCTGGTGCAAGGCCATTGAGGAACGCAAGGCCCGGGTGTTGGCCGACGCCGGTTTCGACATGGACCTGGACGGCGCGGACTCCCACTCGGTGCAATACCAGAACGCCAACAATTCGGTTCGGCTCTCGGACGAGTTCATGGAGGCCGTGGAGTCCGATGCCGAGTGGGCACTGCGATCGGTGGCAACCGGCGAGGTGCTTCGCACGGTTCGGGCTCGTGAGCTGCTCCATCAAATCGCAGAGGCCGCCTGGGAATGCGCGGATCCGGGTGTGCAGTTCAGCTCCACCATCAACCGTTGGCACACAGCCTCGGTCACCGGTCCGATCAACGCGTCAAACCCGTGCAGCGAGTACCTGCATTTGGACGACTCGGCCTGCAACCTGGCCAGCCTGAACCTGTTGTCCTTTCTGGACGAGCATGGAGAGTTTGACATCGATGGGTTCGCTCACGCCGTCAACATCACGTTGATCGCTCAAGAGATCTTGGTGGGCAACGCCGACTACCCAACCGAAGCGATCGGTGAAACGACGCGCCGCTTCCGTCAGCTCGGCCTGGGATACGCAAACCTGGGCGCTTTGCTGATGGCTCTTGGGTTGCCGTACGACTCCGAGGCTGGACGGGCCTGGGCCGGTTCGATCACCGCCCTGATGACCGGTGCCGCCTATCGAACCTCGGCCCATCTGGCCGAGCGTCTTGGCCCGTATGCCGGCTTTGCCGAGAATCGTGAGCCGCAACTGGGTGTGCTCCGGGCACACCGCAAGGCCCTGGCGGGTCTCTCCACGCTGCAGTCGTCGACGGCACTCAATGCGGCTGCGGCAGCGGCCTGGGATGAGGCCATCGAGATGGGCGATCGGGTCGGGGTGCGGAACGCCCAAGTATCGGTCTTGGCCCCAACCGGCACGATCAGCTTCATGATGGACTGCGACACCACCGGCATTGAGCCCGATCTGGGCCTGGTGAAGACCAAGAAGCTCGTCGGTGGTGGCACCATGGCCATCGTCAACCAGACCGTGCCCCGTGCCCTGAGGCGCTTGGGCTACGACGCCGCCGAGATCGACGCCATCGTCGCCTACATCGCTGAGGAACGCACGGCGGTTGGTGCCCCCAGCCTTCGGGCCGAGCACGTCGACGTGTTTGCGTGTGCCATGGGTCGCCCCACGATTGGGGCGCTCGGTCATCTGCGCATGATGGCTGCGGTCCAGCCGTTTCTTTCCGGAGGGATCTCGAAGACGGTCAACCTGAAGGAGGAAACGACCGTCGGAGAGTTGGAGGCGCTCCTGATCGAATCGTGGAAGCTGGGCATCAAAGCGGTGGCGGTGTATCGCGATAACTGCAAAGTGGGACAGCCGCTGTCGGCCGGTAAGGACCCGACGCCGGCTGTGGGTGATGCCACCGCGCCGGTGGCACCGGATACCGCCGTGATCCGTGGGGCAAAGGACCGCCTGCCACGTTCCAGGCGGTCACGTACCTTCGAGTTCCGGGTGGCCGACTGCAAGGGCTATGCCACGGTCGGAGAATACGACGACGGTCGGCCGGGCGAACTGTTCGTTCGGGTGTCCAAGCAGGGTTCGACCCTGGCAGGCATCATGGACGCCTTCGCCATCTCGGTCAGTCACGGTCTGCAATACGGCGTTCCGCTGGCGTCGTACGTGCGAGGCTTGACGGGCATGCGTTTTGAGCCGGCCGGCATGACCGACGATCCGGACATCCGCATCGCCAACAGCCTGATGGACTACCTGTTCAGGAGGCTGGCACTGGACTACCTCAGCGAGACCGATCGCGCCGAGTTGGGCATCTTCTCGGTCTCGGAGCGTCTCCAGCCCACACTGCCGGGCGTCGAGGAGGGGGCCGTCGAGACGGTGACCGGCCAGGACCTGGCGCCCATCGACGTTGGTGCGAGCACCTCCGGCGGGCCGCCCCGAGGCGCCTCGCAGGACTCCCACGCACCGTTGTGTATGCAGTGTGGAGTGCAGATGGTTCGCTCGGGCTCATGCCACGCATGCCCTGAGTGTGGATCGACCTCCGGCTGTTCCTAA
- a CDS encoding dihydrofolate reductase family protein, translating into MPPLECINPETSPLAMWHKLRVEGRHGSRPRPWTLANMVSSLDGKAALNGRSGKLGGPLDRVMFQAIRALADVVLVGAQTVRTERYGPIQLSQDLQSARSDAGMAPNPLLAVLSRTLSLPNGRGLLDAPEGLVLMTGADAPPDRIRQAEDAGIRVEQLGESDSTVAAALDRLSETGANVVLTEGGPSVLADIIEADRLDELCLTLAPRLLGDGLNLIERSGLEGRRWQLQHCWAADDDLYLSYQRPAAQD; encoded by the coding sequence GTGCCACCGCTGGAATGCATCAACCCTGAAACCTCGCCGTTGGCCATGTGGCACAAGCTCCGCGTCGAAGGGCGGCACGGTTCCCGTCCCCGCCCGTGGACACTGGCCAATATGGTCAGCTCGCTCGATGGCAAAGCCGCCTTGAACGGCCGAAGCGGCAAACTGGGTGGGCCACTCGACCGGGTCATGTTTCAGGCGATCAGGGCTCTGGCTGACGTTGTGCTGGTGGGTGCCCAAACCGTCCGAACCGAGCGTTATGGGCCCATCCAGCTGTCCCAAGACCTGCAATCGGCCCGCAGCGACGCCGGCATGGCCCCCAACCCGCTGCTCGCCGTGCTGTCTCGAACGCTGTCGCTTCCGAACGGCAGAGGATTGCTGGACGCCCCGGAAGGACTGGTGCTGATGACCGGCGCCGACGCTCCGCCCGATCGGATACGCCAGGCCGAAGACGCCGGTATCCGCGTGGAACAGCTTGGGGAGTCTGATTCGACCGTGGCCGCCGCCCTGGACCGCCTGTCCGAAACCGGTGCAAACGTGGTGCTGACCGAGGGCGGCCCATCGGTGCTGGCCGACATCATCGAGGCTGATCGGCTGGACGAGTTGTGCCTGACGCTGGCCCCCCGCCTGCTTGGAGACGGCCTCAACCTGATCGAGAGGTCCGGCCTGGAAGGACGACGCTGGCAGCTTCAGCATTGCTGGGCCGCCGACGATGACCTCTACCTCAGCTATCAGCGCCCAGCCGCACAGGACTGA
- the nrdR gene encoding transcriptional regulator NrdR: MRCPRCSEPEDRVVDSRSVDDGAGIRRRRQCAGCGARFTTFERVEQAPLVVIKSDGTTQPFERSKIEAGVLSAAKGRPVSAADAGVLAAAVEEALSTVGVEASTADIGRLVLERLAQTDDVTYLRFASVYKAFQGLGDFQAELGRLSKVSD; the protein is encoded by the coding sequence GTGCGTTGTCCGCGGTGCAGTGAACCTGAAGACCGGGTGGTTGATTCTCGGTCGGTGGATGATGGCGCCGGAATTCGTCGTCGCCGTCAGTGCGCCGGTTGCGGCGCACGGTTTACCACCTTCGAGCGGGTGGAGCAGGCGCCGTTGGTCGTTATCAAGAGCGACGGAACAACGCAGCCGTTCGAGCGGTCCAAGATCGAGGCCGGCGTGCTGTCGGCGGCGAAGGGACGGCCGGTGTCGGCCGCCGACGCGGGTGTGCTCGCCGCCGCTGTTGAGGAGGCGCTCTCAACCGTCGGGGTGGAGGCGTCGACGGCCGACATCGGCCGTCTGGTGCTGGAGCGTCTGGCACAGACCGACGACGTCACCTACCTACGCTTCGCAAGCGTTTACAAGGCGTTCCAGGGCCTCGGCGACTTTCAGGCCGAGCTGGGCCGTCTGTCGAAGGTGTCGGACTGA
- a CDS encoding LysM peptidoglycan-binding domain-containing protein: MVALQTSDPDRSSRTTRPNLQVIEGGDAPKPTWSSTHPAVRARMGQLHAVQRLPTPASSSLRGSGGLVDAAPPVDERVVPGGTHRFVYLRRRAVAALLLLALLWAVVAVAGDVFGGSSNEAGASQALTTRVVVPGDTWWSLANELDRPGDIRDTVASLVELNDGEQLLVGQRVVLPAG; encoded by the coding sequence ATGGTTGCACTTCAGACATCCGATCCCGACCGTTCCAGCCGCACCACTCGGCCAAACCTCCAGGTGATCGAGGGCGGCGATGCCCCGAAACCCACCTGGTCCTCGACGCACCCTGCCGTCCGAGCACGCATGGGCCAGTTGCATGCCGTGCAACGGTTGCCGACACCGGCGTCCAGCAGCCTGCGGGGTTCTGGTGGCCTGGTCGATGCGGCGCCTCCCGTGGATGAGCGGGTGGTTCCGGGCGGTACGCATCGGTTCGTGTACCTCCGACGTCGAGCGGTGGCGGCGCTGTTGCTGTTGGCGCTGCTCTGGGCGGTGGTTGCGGTTGCGGGCGACGTGTTCGGTGGTTCGTCGAACGAGGCCGGGGCCTCGCAGGCTCTGACGACGCGGGTCGTTGTTCCCGGCGATACGTGGTGGTCGTTGGCGAACGAATTGGACCGCCCGGGTGATATCCGTGACACCGTGGCTTCGCTGGTGGAGCTCAACGATGGTGAGCAACTGCTGGTAGGCCAACGTGTGGTCCTTCCGGCCGGGTAG
- the lexA gene encoding transcriptional repressor LexA, which produces MSHSNPANDQSRGRKATSSASASNTDPLTARQREVLDCVIDSVSTRGYPPSVREIGTAVGLTSPSTVHSHLATLQRLGYLKRDSTKPRAIEVHTDGKADVAERRPVRHVPLVGSVAAGTGVIAQEQIEEMLPLPADLTGDGDLFMLTVRGDSMVDAGIFHGDYVVARQQTTADRGDVVVAGIPGEEATVKTLTTHSTKGTTLTPANATMSPMNFPPGEVVIFGRVVTVLRKL; this is translated from the coding sequence ATGTCCCACAGCAACCCAGCAAACGACCAGTCACGTGGTCGGAAGGCAACGTCTTCGGCCTCCGCGTCAAACACCGATCCCCTGACGGCGCGTCAGCGTGAGGTTCTCGACTGCGTGATCGACTCGGTGAGCACCCGCGGTTACCCACCGTCGGTTCGAGAAATCGGGACCGCTGTCGGGCTCACCTCCCCCTCAACCGTGCACTCACATCTCGCCACGTTGCAGCGACTCGGCTACTTGAAGCGTGATTCCACCAAGCCACGTGCCATCGAGGTTCATACCGACGGCAAAGCCGATGTGGCCGAGCGGCGCCCGGTTCGCCATGTACCCCTCGTCGGCTCGGTGGCTGCCGGCACGGGAGTCATAGCGCAAGAGCAAATCGAGGAGATGCTTCCGCTACCGGCCGACCTCACCGGAGACGGCGACCTGTTCATGCTGACCGTCCGCGGCGACTCCATGGTTGACGCCGGGATCTTTCATGGCGATTACGTCGTGGCGCGCCAGCAAACCACTGCCGATCGCGGCGACGTCGTCGTGGCAGGCATTCCCGGCGAGGAGGCCACGGTCAAGACGCTCACCACACATTCGACAAAGGGCACCACGCTCACGCCCGCCAACGCCACCATGTCCCCCATGAACTTTCCCCCCGGAGAAGTGGTGATCTTCGGCCGCGTGGTGACCGTGCTCCGCAAACTTTGA
- a CDS encoding DapH/DapD/GlmU-related protein has translation MPAHPLAAFGIGTATFSSAGDGTKVLDSNFAVVNLGTHADVAEVLARHGQHAGGSGTLTFSPNRLAEVVMELKTTGGADEANRRCLATLRESRFAENPGLGTRLAVIVTFIDSLDVPPVDAHDAYLRLHLLSHRLRTPHSINLEGLFERLSTVAWTSQGPADPDTLAEVQSRLRAEGRQITVNSVDKFPRMVDYVVPAGVRIADGARVRLGAYLGEGTTVMHEGFVNFNAGTLGAAMIEGRISSGVVLGDQSDLGGGASVMGTLSGGGKEVISLGRRCLVGANGGCGISLGDDCVIEAGLYLTAGTKVTMEDGSVRKARELSGGSQMLFRRNSTTGSVEMVPRVPDWGGLNQELHNN, from the coding sequence ATGCCAGCACATCCCTTAGCAGCCTTCGGAATCGGTACGGCGACGTTTTCGTCCGCCGGTGACGGAACCAAGGTGCTCGACAGCAACTTCGCGGTGGTCAATCTGGGCACGCACGCCGATGTGGCCGAGGTGCTGGCGCGCCACGGCCAACATGCCGGGGGCTCCGGCACGCTGACGTTTTCGCCGAACCGGTTGGCCGAGGTGGTCATGGAGCTGAAAACCACAGGCGGGGCCGACGAGGCCAACCGGAGGTGCCTCGCCACCCTCAGAGAAAGCAGATTTGCCGAGAACCCCGGACTGGGCACTCGTCTCGCCGTGATCGTCACATTCATCGACAGTCTGGACGTTCCGCCCGTGGACGCCCATGATGCCTACCTGAGACTTCATCTGCTGTCGCACCGGCTGCGCACCCCCCACAGCATCAACCTGGAGGGACTCTTCGAACGGTTGTCAACGGTGGCCTGGACCAGCCAGGGTCCGGCCGACCCGGACACGTTGGCCGAGGTTCAGAGTCGTCTTCGGGCCGAGGGCCGCCAAATCACCGTGAACTCGGTCGACAAATTCCCTCGGATGGTCGACTACGTCGTACCCGCCGGGGTTCGTATCGCCGACGGCGCACGGGTGCGGCTCGGGGCCTACCTGGGCGAAGGCACCACCGTGATGCACGAGGGGTTTGTCAACTTCAACGCGGGCACGCTGGGCGCAGCCATGATCGAGGGTCGCATCTCATCGGGGGTGGTGCTGGGCGACCAGTCTGACCTTGGGGGCGGGGCATCGGTGATGGGAACCCTCTCCGGAGGAGGCAAGGAGGTCATCAGCCTGGGCCGACGCTGTCTCGTTGGTGCCAACGGCGGTTGTGGAATCTCGCTAGGAGACGACTGCGTGATCGAAGCCGGTCTCTACCTCACTGCAGGCACAAAGGTCACCATGGAGGACGGCTCGGTTCGTAAGGCACGCGAATTGTCCGGAGGAAGTCAGATGCTGTTTCGTCGCAACTCAACGACCGGCTCGGTGGAGATGGTCCCCCGGGTGCCGGACTGGGGCGGGCTCAACCAAGAGCTTCACAACAACTGA
- the dapE gene encoding succinyl-diaminopimelate desuccinylase, with protein sequence MAIWAIKAQATVATDSDPDLLAATSGLISIPSESRHEAQLADLVEKELEKVADRRPHFSVDRVGDNVVARTHLDRPNRLILGGHLDTVPANGNATPRTEGNVLWGLGSADMKGGLAVMLELARRVERPAVDVTWVFYAREEIATVHSGLLELQRERPDLLEGDVALLGEPTDGALEAGCQGSVRIEIEFRGRRAHTARAWMGENAIHRAGALLTRLDDWVARRPTIDGCTYHEALQAVAINGGVAGNVVPDRVVVTVAHRFAPDRSLAQAEAALRQFVAPSMTDLDVLTVVDRARAAPPGLSHPLLSYPIRRHDLEVRAKLGWTDAAFFAERGIPAANFGPGDPVVAHTAAEHLERASIDRVWTVMVDLLRNGVSAP encoded by the coding sequence ATGGCGATCTGGGCAATCAAGGCACAGGCGACCGTGGCGACTGACTCCGATCCCGACCTGTTGGCGGCCACGAGCGGGCTGATCTCGATTCCTTCGGAAAGTCGCCACGAGGCGCAACTCGCCGACCTCGTGGAGAAGGAACTCGAGAAGGTCGCCGACCGTCGGCCGCACTTCAGCGTGGACCGGGTGGGCGACAACGTGGTGGCCCGCACCCACCTCGACCGACCAAACCGGCTGATTCTGGGTGGACACCTCGATACCGTGCCCGCCAATGGCAACGCGACTCCTCGAACCGAGGGCAACGTGCTGTGGGGGCTTGGCTCCGCCGATATGAAGGGTGGACTTGCGGTGATGTTGGAGTTGGCGCGCCGGGTGGAACGTCCTGCGGTGGACGTCACATGGGTGTTTTATGCCAGGGAGGAGATCGCAACTGTTCATTCCGGCCTGCTGGAATTGCAACGGGAGCGCCCCGACTTGTTGGAGGGCGATGTGGCCCTCCTAGGAGAGCCCACCGACGGTGCGTTGGAGGCCGGTTGTCAGGGCTCTGTTCGGATCGAAATTGAGTTCCGTGGTCGTCGGGCTCACACGGCTCGGGCATGGATGGGTGAGAACGCCATCCATCGCGCCGGTGCATTGCTCACCCGCCTGGACGACTGGGTTGCCAGACGGCCCACGATCGATGGTTGCACCTATCACGAGGCGCTTCAGGCGGTTGCGATCAACGGTGGTGTTGCCGGCAACGTGGTGCCCGATCGGGTTGTGGTCACCGTGGCGCACCGCTTTGCGCCCGACCGCAGTCTGGCCCAGGCAGAAGCCGCCTTACGGCAGTTCGTGGCACCGTCCATGACCGATCTGGACGTGTTGACCGTCGTCGACCGGGCCCGTGCCGCACCTCCGGGCCTCAGCCACCCTTTGCTCTCGTATCCGATTCGCCGCCACGATCTTGAGGTGCGGGCAAAACTGGGGTGGACCGACGCTGCGTTCTTCGCCGAGCGCGGGATCCCGGCGGCCAACTTTGGCCCGGGCGATCCCGTGGTAGCCCACACCGCGGCTGAGCACCTGGAGCGCGCCAGTATCGACAGGGTCTGGACGGTCATGGTCGACCTGTTGCGCAACGGGGTGAGCGCTCCCTGA